AGGTTATTTGGCCAAGAGGGTAAAAGAGATTCAACCCTTAATGCATAGGTTGCTTCATGACGGTCTTCCGATGCACGTGATAGAAGAGCTATGTCTGGTAGAAATGACCGCTTCTCTCCGTCCCTCTAAATTTAAGTATATCCGAAAACTCCTAAAAGATAAATTTTATGAGGACTATAATCGAATGAAGGAAACAGGCTCTCTCACTTATGAAATCATTCAACTGATGGATTGGTGCGAAGATGGTTTTGCCTGTTTTGAATTTAATGAAGACAATGAAGACGACAGCTTATTAAAAGAGGTTATCCGTCAAGGCATCCAGCATTATTTAGAGATTAAATAAGGGAATATTCAAAACATAAAAGAATGGACAGTAGTGTATATACAATCAATAAAGGTATCAATAAAAGTATTGAGTTTAAAGGGCTAAAGGCGCAGTATATCTGGTTCTTAGGTGCTGTCTTGGTGGCCTTGCTGATGGTCTTTGCCCTGTTATATATTTTGGGCATCAATGCCTATTTCTGTATTGCCCTGATTCTATTAAGCGGAGCAGTCCTGATGAGTAAAATTTATAAGATGAGCCGTCAATATGGACAATATGGTATGATGAAAAAAATAGCGAAAAAGGCGCTACCTACTGCAATCAGGGTTTCGAGCCGTCAGGTATTCTTTTTGGCAGCAATTTAATGATAATACGCAAAACATTTAATCAAAATGGAAAAGCAATTAAAAGACTTATTACCGATCATGGGCCTTGAGCAGGACTGTATTCTTTCCAAAAAAGGAGATATAACCCTGGTCTTCTCTGTAAGATTGCCCGAGATATTTACTATTTCCAATGAGGGCTATGAAAGCCTTCATCAGGCATTTATCAAAGCGATCCGGGTTTTACCTAAATATACTATCTTTCATAAACAGGATTGGTTTACCAAGGGGGCTTATCTAGGTGATTTTCAAAAAGAGTCTTCCGGTTTTCTGGATAGAACCAGCGAGCGTTATTTTAATGAGAGGCCTTATCTGGAACATCATTGCTATATAATGCTGACCAAGAAACCGGAGGATCAAAAACCGGCCAGCTCCCTATTCTCTTCTTTAATCAGAAAAACCATTGTACCTGCACAAACACTTTCTGAACAAGCAGTTCAAGATTTTAAGGATTGTGCCGGACAGTTTAAGCGGCTATTAGAAGACTGTGGCTTTTTGCAGCTTCAGCAATTAAAAGCAACGGATATTTCCAGTAATCCCCATTCGGTGGGGCTGCTAGAGCGGTATTTAAACTTAGAAACCAACCCTTCCAATAAAATCATTCATGACATTTCTCTACGGGAACAAATCTATATCGGCAAAAATCAATTGCAATGCTTTACCCTCTCTGATGCAACTGGACTGCCTGCCTTTTGTGGCAGCAGGATTAATTACGATAAATATTGTACCGATAAAACCAAGTTTAGTATTGGCTTCGCCGCTCCCCTGGGATTGCTATTGCCATGCAATCATTTGTACAATCAGTTTATCTTTATTGATGATGGGGCTAAGACTATTAAGAAATTGGAGAGTAAAAAGTTGCGTCTGCAATCCTTAGCTGCTTATTCCAGAGAGAATGCCATCGCCAGAGATGCCACCAATGATTTTTTAAATGAAGCGATTAGCGAACAAAGGTTGCCCG
The Arachidicoccus soli DNA segment above includes these coding regions:
- a CDS encoding DUF4133 domain-containing protein, with product MDSSVYTINKGINKSIEFKGLKAQYIWFLGAVLVALLMVFALLYILGINAYFCIALILLSGAVLMSKIYKMSRQYGQYGMMKKIAKKALPTAIRVSSRQVFFLAAI